In one window of Longimicrobium sp. DNA:
- a CDS encoding MBL fold metallo-hydrolase, translated as MRLTFLGTGTSFGVPVIGCDCDVCTSADPRDRRTRHGALLEEDGRRLLVDTPPELRLQLVAAGVARVDAVWYTHCHADHVHGVDDLRVFSERGGGALEVYASEGCAATLRDRFRYVFDATMRPLEGTSKPEGALHVVRAFEPATVAGFEMLPLPVPHGREEVMGFRAGPLGYITDGKLLPPRTEEALRGVRVLVLNALWFGRPHPTHFSVEEAVDAAARVGAERTYLTHLSHRVSQAELDRRLPSGVFGAYDGLVVEV; from the coding sequence GTGCGCCTGACCTTCCTCGGCACCGGCACCTCGTTCGGCGTGCCGGTGATCGGCTGCGACTGCGACGTCTGCACCTCGGCCGACCCGCGCGACCGCAGGACGCGGCACGGGGCCCTGCTGGAGGAGGATGGAAGGCGCCTGCTGGTGGATACGCCGCCCGAGCTGCGGCTCCAGCTCGTCGCGGCCGGGGTGGCGAGGGTGGACGCGGTGTGGTACACGCACTGCCACGCGGACCACGTGCACGGCGTGGACGACCTGCGCGTCTTTTCGGAGCGCGGCGGCGGTGCGCTGGAGGTGTACGCGTCCGAGGGGTGCGCGGCGACGCTGCGGGACCGGTTCCGCTACGTGTTCGACGCGACGATGCGGCCGCTGGAGGGGACTTCGAAGCCCGAGGGAGCGCTGCACGTGGTGAGGGCGTTCGAGCCCGCGACGGTTGCCGGCTTCGAGATGCTCCCGCTCCCCGTGCCGCACGGGCGCGAGGAGGTGATGGGGTTCCGCGCGGGGCCGCTGGGCTACATCACCGACGGCAAGCTCCTTCCCCCGCGCACCGAGGAGGCGCTGCGGGGGGTGCGGGTGCTGGTGCTGAACGCGCTCTGGTTCGGCCGGCCGCACCCCACGCACTTCAGCGTGGAGGAGGCCGTCGATGCCGCCGCCCGCGTCGGCGCCGAGCGCACCTACCTCACGCACCTGAGCCACCGCGTGAGCCAGGCCGAGCTGGACCGGCGCCTGCCCTCCGGGGTGTTCGGGGCGTACGACGGGCTGGTGGTGGAGGTCTGA